The Candidatus Poribacteria bacterium nucleotide sequence GCACCATCAAGCCGCGCTGGTTCCCTTTGCGGACCTCCGCCGCGCGCTTCTCGGCTTCGGCGCGGTTCAGCGTGGTCGTCCCGCCGATGGTCACGTAGTCGTCTGCCCGTCGGTAGCGGTTGATGAACACCGGGCGGGGCTTGCTGGAGTGGTTCTCTTTGGAGCCGTGGACACACTTCACGTGGAAGAGGATCGAATCACCCGCCTTGCCGGTGACCGGCACGGCGCGCTCCCAGGGCCACTCGTCCTCGCCGAGTCCCAGATGCGAGAACGTGTCGATGTGCTTCAACTGCCCCATCCGATGGGAGCCCGGCACGACGTGGAGCGCGCCGTTCACCAGGTCCGTGTCGACGGCGTAGTTGAGCACGCCGACGGGCCCCTCGTACCGATGCTCAAAGTAGGCGGAATCCTGATGCAGGTGCTTCGGATGGCCGCCGACTGGTTCCTTGTAGAGCGACTGCCCGTGGCCGAAGAGCTCGACGTTGGGGCCCAGAATCGCCTCGATGATATCGAGCGTCCGGGGGTCGAGGGCGCTCTGGAAGAACGTCCCGCTCGTCATGTACCCGATCGCGAGAACCATGATCTGCTTGTCGCGTGGGAACCCGGGCGGTGCTGGTAGGAAGAGCGTTCCGTCAGGCGTTCGCCAGCCCTCGACGATCTTCTCGGCGCGGTCGAGCAGCGAGATCGCCGTCGCGGCGGCGGCCTCGATATCGCGCAGGACACCCGGGACGTAGGGCTTCGCCAGGCCTCGCACGACGAGGCATCCGTGCTCCTGGTAAATGGCGGCGGCGCGGGAGACGTCCAGATCGTCGGCAAAGACTTCGATCTCGTCGACGGTCACGCTCGCGTCGGGAGGATTCATCGCGCGGGTTCTCCTGGTTCCAGCGGGAAGGGGATCGGGCGTTCTCCGAAGTGGTGGTGCGGGTCGTTCCCGCGCACGAGGACAGCGGGCCAGGGCCGGTTCAGAGAGTTGCCGGTCGCCGGTCGGACATGGGACGGCACATAGCGGATCGTCAATCCGCATCGGCGTCGTCCTGAGAGGTTCGGCAGGCTCCCGTGGACGAGCGCGCCATCGTGGAAGGACGCTTCGCCCGCTCGGAGGGGCACATCGACGGCTCTCGCCGCGTCGCTCTCGGAGACGGCGACCTCCTGATTGATGCTCAGCAGGTTGCCCTCGCGGTCGGACTTGCCGTGCTCGTGGATGCCGCTTGCATGGGAGCCGGGGATGACGCGCATGCAGCCGTTCTCGGCGTCGCTGTCATCAACGGCGTACCAAGCGGTGATGGCGCGAGCGGGGTCGAGTCCCCAGTAGGTCAGGTCTTGATGCCACGCGACGAACTTGCCGTCCTGCCCGTACTTGCAGAAGAAGTGGGTCGCCAGCAGGAGCACGTCGGGACCGATGAGCGATTCGGCGGCGTCGAGCAGGAGCGGATGCGTCGCCAGTTCCCAGATGAACCGCTCTTCGAAGTGGTGGTTGACGAGTCCGACGGCGGCCATGCGCGTCCCGACGCGGGCTTCGAGGGCGTCGAAGTCGGCGCGGTAGCGCTTGGCGTCCTCGTCGGACGCGATGCAGAGCGGCGACAGGAACCCGTCGCGGGCGAACGCAGCGACGTCCTCGCGCGTGAGAGCCATCCTCATGTCTCCTAGATGCCGCCCGTCGCGCCACGGGAACCGGCGGCCTTCCCACAGAATACCACGCCAACGCACAGGCTCCTAGCAAGCCGACGCAGCCGCAGGGATGTTTCATGTAGCCACTCGGTCCCCGCACGGCGGGGTCCGGACGAACGCCCGCTGCTCCGACGGGACACCAGCCGTCCATGGAGCCACCGTTTCCGCTCCGTCGCTCCCGCGAAAGCGGGAGCCCAGAGTACTGGATTCCCGCTCCTGGCCCCGTGAAAACGGGGCTACGTGGGAATGACGTGCTTCGGACCGGGCCGAATGAACCGGAGCTCGTGAGTGTGAGGGGTAGCTCCCCTCCTGGCGAATCCGACCGACGGACTCGACGCTTCATCCGCGCGCGCCCATCTCTCCATCGAAGGGTGAGCGCGCTTGTCTGAGACGGCGATGCACGACCACGGGATCCGCGCTATTCTCACGGCGAACACTGCCCTTGCGAGGAGACCGCCCGTGCAGACGATTCCCGCTGACTCCCGCGCGACGGCATCGGCTCCAGCCGCGATACCCAACGAAGCCGATCTGAACCCGCGATTCGAGCGATGGGGACTTTCGACCCGCCCGCAGGGCAACCGCCCGACGTGCTCCGTGTTCACCGTGACAGGCGCTCTGGAATACGCCCTCGCCAGCCGCGTGGGTCAGGGCACGCTGCTCAGTGTGGACTTTCTCAACTGGGCGTGCCAACAGGCGACCGGTCGCGAGACGGACGGGGCGTTCTTCTGGCAGCTCTGGGCGGGCTACGAGCAGTACGGCATCTGCCCGGAGAGCGACATGCCCTATGCCGCCGCGTTCGACCCTGAGCGGGACCCGTCGGCAGAGGCGCGCGATCGGGCGCAGCGTCGGTCGAAGCTCGCGCGACGTCTCCACTGGATCAAGGAATGGGACGTCAACACGGGTCTGACCGATGAGCAGTTCCTCGGCGTCAAGCGCGCTCTCGCCGATGGGTTCCCGGTCTGCGGCGGGTTTCGATGGCCCAAAAAGGCGACGTGGACCAACGGCGTCCTCGACATGTGCCCCGCCTCCGACGTGTTCGACGGACACAGCGTCCTGCTCTCCGGGTACTGCGACGATCCGTCGGGAACCGGCGGCGTCTTCGCGATCCGCAACTCCGGCGGCTCGGACCGCGCCGGGTTCCTGACTTACGAGTACGCGTGCGCCTACATGAACGACGCCGCCATCATCGAACCCGCTCCGTAGCCTCCTCGGAGAACAACCCATGTCGCTGTTTCAGGGCCCGCTCGGGGCGCTTCTCGCGCCTCCTGTCGGCCGGAGCCGCCGCGTATCGAGCAACGAACAGCCCAACTGGAACGACGGCAACTTCGACATGACGCGGTTGCCGCCGGGCGACACGCTGGAGCTGCCCGTCCTCCAAGGACCCGGCGTCATCAATCACATCTGGCTGACGAGCCACGCTGGCGGCGTCAACGAGCTGAACGCGCTCAGCATGCGCATCTACTGGGATGATCGGGAGGAGCCCGGCGTCGAGGTTCCCCTGGGCGACTTCTTCGCGGTCGGACAGAAGCCCGCCGTCGTGGAGAGCATTCCGGTACAGGTGTCGCCGTCGGGAAGCCTCACATGCTACTGGCGGATGCCCTTCGCGAAGTCGGCGCGGATCGTGGTCCGCAACGACAACGCGAACCGCTCGACGGGTCTCTACTGGCAGGTGGACTACGTGGAGCTCGACGAACTGCCGCCCGATACCCTCTACTTCCACGCCCGATACCGCCAGGAGTACCCCGCCGTCATGGGCAGGGACTACCTGCTGGCGGATTTGCAGGGACGCGGGCAGTACGTCGGAACCGTCATGGCGTTCACGCTGGCTCAGGACGGGTGGTTCGGCGAGGGGGACGACTTCTTCTTCATCGACGGCGAGGAGATTCCCAGCCTCCAGGGAACCGGCACGGAGGACTACTTCAACGACGCCTGGGGATACCGCCCGCGCACGAGCGTGTGGTTCGGGCAGCCGCGCTGGCAGGGACACCGCGCCGGCGACCACGGCATCTGCTACCGCTGGCACGTCCTCGATCCGGTCGGGTTCAGCAAGTCGCTGAAGGTCGCCATCGAGCACAAGGGGAACCGCGCTGAAGGCGAGGACGCGTGGTACATCGAGCGACCCGACTTCATCTCCAGCATCGCCTACTGGTACCAGCTCGGAGAGCCCAAGCCGTTCGGGCATCTGCCGGGTTACCCGGAGCGGTGCGTGCCGTGGCAGGAGCACCACCTCGTCGCGGCGTTCCGCGATGCGCAGACAACCGGCGGAACCGTCAAAGTGCAGACGGTCGGGTTCTTCGGCGGGAGGCCATCCCTGCGGTGGGAACCGTCCGAGGCGGGCGCGACGTTCTCCCTGCCGTTCTCCGTCGGCGAAGCGGGTCGGTACGCGGTGCGGTTCACAGCGTTCGCGTCTTCGTCCGGCGGGACATTCGATGTCGAGCTCGACGAGGTCTCGGTCGCGTCGGGACTCAGCTTGCGGACGGACTCCTTCGAGGACAGCGACCGCCTGCTGGGAACCCACGAGCTCGCCACCGGGGAACACACGCTGACGTTCCGCGCCGTGGCTGACGCGTCGGGCTCGGTCTCGCCGCTCTCAATCGAGGGTCTGCGGCTGCTCCGGCTTCCGCCGGAAGCCGTCCGTCCCGTCAAGACGTTCAACGAGGCGCACTTCATCCGCCTGGGCATCGGCAGAGCCCTCTACGCCTACCGATTGGCGTACGGCGAGCTTCCGCAATCGCTGCAGACGCTCGTCGAGAGCGGCATCATGCCGGATCGCTACCTGACCGATGAGAACGGGAACGCGATGGAAGCGCGCCTGGAGGGCGACCACTTCGTCGTTGTTGCGCGCGTATGGCATCATCGCTGGCAAGGGCTGGACGCGCGCCGCTGAGCGACCGGCTCGCGCGTTCGCTGGACGAGATGTGAACCAACGTGAATACGCGCAGAGGCAATCGCCGCAACAGCCAATGGGTCTGGACGGCAGTCACCCAATGGAGCGACGGCTCTCGTTCCGTGGACTTCGGTGTCGGAGCCCGAACCGAGGCGACCTTCCTCCGACTTTGCGACCGCCTTCCCATCGCCGAGGAGTGTTGCAGCGATGCCTGCGAGGTCTATCGCCGGCTCCCGTCAGGCCACCACCGGACCGGCAGGGGGGAAAGTGAACCGCAGTGGAGGCGTCCACTCGATCGTGCGAGACCGTCTCCACCGGCTCCGTCGTGCCACCAGGGACTTCACAAGGGCTGCACCAAGGGTCTCCCAGCGCTGGCAGCGTCGGTCGCCATGACCATCCTGCGCGTGGGATGGCCACAGTACCAGCATTCGTTGAGAACACCGGCGAGCCTAGGGCAGTTCCTCAGTATGCGGTCGTGGTGCTAGGACTTGGCGCGACGCTCGTACTCTTTGAGGTAGCCGCGGAACGCCCGTCGATGGGATTCCTCGTCCGCCAGCGCCGTGATGCACATATCCTGCGTGACGTAGTCGATGCCGTCGCAGAGCTTGATGAGCGCGTTGTAGTGCACGATGGCGGCTTCTTCCGCCTCGAGCACGCCTCGGACGACTGCGCCGACGTCCATCGAGTCTGCCGGTGGCTGCAGCGACGTCTGAGAGGGCGTGAACCTCATCGAGCCCGGTACGTTGCCTCCCAGCTCCCGCACGCGGTTGGCGAGCGTCTGAGCGTGCAGGAGCTCGCCCTGAACGTCGGCGGCGAGGGACTTCTTGATCTCCTCGGCGAGAATGCCGTCGAGGTGGATGGAGTTCGCCAGGTAGTTGAGGACGGTCTCGATCTCCATCCAGTAGCCCTGGATCAGTCCGTCGATGATTGCTTGTCTGCGGTCGCTGTCAGTCATCTATGGTCTCCTCGAGGACGGCTTCGGTCGTCTCGGCAGGCACGGGCGGAAGGACGGCTCCATCGTAGCACGCCCGCGATGGCTTGACCAACTCGACGGACGAGTCGGCTGGATGCCCAGTCGTTGCGAACCGGCTCCCCTCATTGAGTTGACAAGCGGCGAGGCGGACACTACACTTCACTGCGGTTCAACCACGACGCTCGACCACGTTCCGACGCAGAGCACACGGAGTCTCATGGCAAACCTATCTTCCGCGAAGAAGCACATCCGCGCCGACGCGCGCAAGAACGAGCGGAATCGCCGCGTCAAGGGCGCGATGCGGGCTGCGGTTCGTCAGGCGCGCATGGGGATCGTCAGCAACGACGCCAACGCCGCCGAAGCGCTGCGTCGCGCAATCAGTCAGCTCGACAAGGCTGCTAAGAAGGGCGTCATCAAGAAGGGCAACGCGAACCGGCGCAAGTCCCGCCTCATGCGCGCCTACGCGCAAGCGTCTGCTAGCTAGGCGTCAGCCCCGAGTCCATGTCGAACCACAGCGTGCGCCCGGACGTGAACGACACGTCCTCAGGCGTTCGTCTGCGCACTCGCTGCGGCGCGTAGCTCCCGGATCGCCGTCCGCACGTCAGCCTTTCCCATCGCCGCTGAGCCCGCGACGAACGACACGACGCCTGCCGAACGCAAAGCGCCGATAGTCTCAGTCGAGACGCCTCCGTCCGCCTGCAGAATGGCGTGGCTTCCTGCCGCCGCCAATGCGTCTCGGATCCCAGCGATCTTGGGCAGCACCTCTGGCATGAACCGCTGACCGGAGAATCCGGGGCGCACGGTCATCGGCAGGATCAGGCCCACCTGGTTCAAGTAGGGATCGATGGCTTCCGCTGGCGTGTCCGGCACCAGCGACAAGCCGACGCGGCATCCGAGCCGGCGTATCGTCGCCAGCAGGTTCCCGACATCCTCGTCGGCTTCGACGTGAACCGTGATGCCGTTGGCTCCCGCTTCGGCGAACCGATCGAGGAACGCTCCGGGCTTCGCGATCATCAGATGGACGTCGAAGTCGAGCGACGAGAGAGGGCGCAGATCGGCAACGGTCTGGGGCCCGAAGGATAGATTCGGAGCGAAAACGCCGTCGAACACGTCGATGTGGAGCCAGTCCGCGCCGGCTTCCTCGACGCGTCGGACGGCGTCGCCAAGGGCTGCGCTGTTCGCGGACAGCAGCGAGGGAGCGATCAGCAAAGGTCCGGGAGTGACCGGCACTAGAGAGGTTCCTGGAGCTTCGGCTCGTCCATGTCGCCCTCGTAGATCAGCAGCGTCGCATTGCCGACGACCGCGCGTGGAATCGACACGTGATGCCCGCCCTTCACGAAGCCGTTCACCATCTCGTGAGCGCCGGCTTGGTCTCTCACGATGATCTTGAGGCGAACGTCCGTGCCAGGGCTGCCGCCGACCTCGTAGTTGATCGTGACGATGCGCGTGCGCGTGTTGGAGGACGCCCTGGCGGAGGGCTGGTTCACCGTCAGCGTGACGGGTTCGCCGGTGGTGATTGCCGCGTTGGCAGGCGGGTATTGCCCCACGACGGTTCCCGTTTCCTGCCCGGGGCGCGATTCGTAGATGACATCCGCCAGCGACAGACGAAGTGATCGCACTTGGCGTTCCGCGTCCTCGCGGCGAACGCCCAGCAGACTCGGCATCAGGAACTCGAGTCGCTGAGGACCCCGGCTGAGGAGGACGTCGACGGGCGTGTCGAACTCCACCTCGACGTCCGCCGACGGCGACGACGCGATGACCGTGTCTGTCATCGGGAACGTGTCCGAGTAGGTGTAGACACGCCGACCGAGAACAAGATTCCGCACCATCAGTTCGAACTCGACTTCGCGCAGGCTCTTGTTGACCAGGTCGGGCACCTTCGCCGTTTCGGGTCCCGAGCTGACGATGAAGTTGATGGGGCGCTTCTGCTTGACCTGTTGTCCCTTGACGGGCAAATGATCGACGACGCTTCCGCGCGGAACGCTGTTGTCCGGACGGCGATCGACCTTCCCGACGACGAGCCCCATCTTCAGCGCCGTAGACCGCGCGGCAGCCAGCGACGAGCCGTGGAAGTCGGGGACGACGACGGGAACGCCGCGTGTGTAGTGGGGCAGCCACAGGTAGAGGAATACGGCGCTTCCGACGAGCCAGAGCGTGACGATCCCGGCGGCGATGGCAGAAAGGCGGTTAAGGATGCGCATTGGGCTCCGTCACTCGGTGGCGACGGGCGTTGGGGCACTGCAGAAGCGGCTTGGCAGCCCTCCCCGACAACCGTTGATGTAGTCGCGCGCCGTCATCGCGGATCGGTTTTCGGGACGCAGACGCATGATAGCCAGACTCCCGACGCCGCACTGAACACGCAATCGTTCATTGTCCTCGCGCAGCGAGCCGGGATCAAGGCCGCGGTCCTCATCGCTGGGTTCGCACTCCAAGATCGTCACACGCGACCCGTCCGGCAGGCTGGTATGCGTCCCGGGCCACGGCACGCACGCTCTGAAGCGACCGTAGAGGCTGCCGGCGTCCAGAGTCCAATCCGCATCGCCCATTTCCTTGGTGAGGCGCGGAGCGTGCGTTGCCTCGGCGTCGTTCTGTGGACGCGGCTCGGGCGGATCGTCCGGATAGCGCACGATCACCGATGCCAGCAGGTCGGCGCTGGCTTCCGCCAAGGTCCGGCTCAGTTCGGGCGTCGTGGCGGTCGGTTCGATGGGCACAGCCATCTGCGCCAGAATGGGCCCAGTGTCTTCGCCTGCATCGAGCTGCATGATCGTGATGGCGGTTTCCGAGTCGCCGTTCCACAGAGCCCATTGGATCGGTGCTGCGCCTCGGTACTTGGGCAGGCAGGACGGATGGATATTGAGGCAGCCGAACCGTGGCACGTCCAGCAACCTCTGTGGCAACAACTGCCCGAACGCTGCGACGACGATCATGTCCAGGTCGAGCGCACGCAACCTCTCCCGGAAGCTGCGCTCGCCGGCTCGCTCAGGCTGAAGAACGGGCAAGCCGAGGTTCTCGGCGGCGACCTTCACCGGCGGCGGCGCAACCCGATGTCCTCTACCGGCGGGTCGGTCCGGCTGCGTCACGACGGCGAGCGTATGCGCGACTTCCGAGACGCGACGGAGCGCCGGAACCGCGAAGTCGGATGTTCCCATGAAGGCGACGCGGAGCCGGCTCACAGGACCCCTCAGAATCGGACGCTGAACGCTGCCAACGGGGCGCCGAACGGCGCTCTGCGGGATACCGGCGCGAGCGAGGGAGTTGTCGGCAGTTCGGGAAGCAACGGCTCGTTACGGTCCTTGCCTCGCAGCCGGAGCCAGTCGTACGCCGCAATCGCGATGGCGAAACCCGCCGCGCCGACGCCGACCCAGTTCCAGTCGTCGCCTTCGACGCCGGCGGCGAGGCTGCCAGCTTGCGCGACTCGGACTGAACGGACGACGACGTAGCTATGGACCGCCGTGAAGGGCAGAGCGACGAGCGTCACGATCTCGAAGCGCCGAAGCGTCGACTCGCCGCGGATCGCCGTGGCGGATTCCTCGGCGTCATCCGCCCCTGTGGGCTCGGCAGCCGTCTGACACAGCGCTGATGATCCGAGCGTCAGGAAGGCGAGCATCGCTACCAGCGCACGAGCAATCTCACGCCGCATCGTCTGCTCCCTGGCTCTGAACGTCCGGCTGACGCCTCATCAGCATGAGCAACACGAGCAAGCCTGCACCCACGCAAATCAGCGTGTCCGCGATGTTGAAGTAGGGCCACTGGTACGACCCCAGATCGACGTCGATGAAGTCCACGACGTAGCGCAACCGGATACGATCGACGAAGTTCCCGACCGCTCCCGCCGCGATCAGCGACAATGCGACGCGCACCGGCAGGTGCTCTCGGTGCTGCCAGTAGTACCAAGCGATGAAGCCCAGTGCGATGGTGGAGATGAGCAGGAGCGCGATGCTGACCGTCTCGCCCGCCCACATGCCGAATGCGCCGCCCGTGTTCTGCGTGTACGTCAGATGGATCAGACCGCCCAAGACGGGGATCGGTTTCCGCATCGATCCGCGGGCGAAGTAGTCTGAGATGCTGAGCTTCGTCCACTGATCGAGCCCGACTAGCAGAGCCGCCAAGACCGCAAGCAACGCGTGCGATTTCCACTGGCTTTTCGCGTTGACGGGTTCGGTCACGCCGAGTCCTCCACGGGGTCGGGAACTTCGGAGAGCCGGACGGTTCCCGTCGATACCGGGTCGGCGTCCGGTTCCACCAGGCGTACCTCGACGCCTGCCAGCGCTGCCATGTCTTCGACGAGAGCGGCGAACAGAGGTCTCCGGTCCTCGCGGTCGAGCACGAGCGACACGGGATCGCCATTGCCGCCTGCGACGTCGCGCGCCTTCCGCGCGACCGCGAGCCATTCCGCGAACGTGCCGTCGGGGCGATCCCGCCGTGTGACTCGGAGCACCGGCGGGCCCTCGTCGAAGGCGACGGAACTGTCGGACAGAAAGATGCTGTCAGCGTTTGCCCACACGGTGTGCCAGACGTGCTCGGCGGCGGCGGGCACCATGGGCGTAGCCAGTTTCGCGAACTGCGTGGCGCAGTCACGGAGCAGCGATTCCGCCAGACCGCGTCGTTCCCCCGATGCCGCCCCTCTCGCCTCGACGATCCGAGCATAGTCTCGCAGATCGTCTCCAAGCCGTCGCACACGCTTCCAGGCATCGAGGAACCGGTAGTTGCGGTAGCTGGTGGCGATCCGCCAGGCGGCTGTGCGGAAGTGCTCGTAGAACATCCCGTCGCACACGGGGAGCGCGGACGTCCACCGCGTTACGAGCTTCGCGTCGCGAGACACCCATGCCGCGTAGAGCAT carries:
- a CDS encoding phytanoyl-CoA dioxygenase family protein, producing MNPPDASVTVDEIEVFADDLDVSRAAAIYQEHGCLVVRGLAKPYVPGVLRDIEAAAATAISLLDRAEKIVEGWRTPDGTLFLPAPPGFPRDKQIMVLAIGYMTSGTFFQSALDPRTLDIIEAILGPNVELFGHGQSLYKEPVGGHPKHLHQDSAYFEHRYEGPVGVLNYAVDTDLVNGALHVVPGSHRMGQLKHIDTFSHLGLGEDEWPWERAVPVTGKAGDSILFHVKCVHGSKENHSSKPRPVFINRYRRADDYVTIGGTTTLNRAEAEKRAAEVRKGNQRGLMVRGFRPFSEES
- a CDS encoding phytanoyl-CoA dioxygenase family protein, whose amino-acid sequence is MRMALTREDVAAFARDGFLSPLCIASDEDAKRYRADFDALEARVGTRMAAVGLVNHHFEERFIWELATHPLLLDAAESLIGPDVLLLATHFFCKYGQDGKFVAWHQDLTYWGLDPARAITAWYAVDDSDAENGCMRVIPGSHASGIHEHGKSDREGNLLSINQEVAVSESDAARAVDVPLRAGEASFHDGALVHGSLPNLSGRRRCGLTIRYVPSHVRPATGNSLNRPWPAVLVRGNDPHHHFGERPIPFPLEPGEPAR
- a CDS encoding C1 family peptidase, which codes for MSETAMHDHGIRAILTANTALARRPPVQTIPADSRATASAPAAIPNEADLNPRFERWGLSTRPQGNRPTCSVFTVTGALEYALASRVGQGTLLSVDFLNWACQQATGRETDGAFFWQLWAGYEQYGICPESDMPYAAAFDPERDPSAEARDRAQRRSKLARRLHWIKEWDVNTGLTDEQFLGVKRALADGFPVCGGFRWPKKATWTNGVLDMCPASDVFDGHSVLLSGYCDDPSGTGGVFAIRNSGGSDRAGFLTYEYACAYMNDAAIIEPAP
- a CDS encoding DUF2961 domain-containing protein is translated as MSLFQGPLGALLAPPVGRSRRVSSNEQPNWNDGNFDMTRLPPGDTLELPVLQGPGVINHIWLTSHAGGVNELNALSMRIYWDDREEPGVEVPLGDFFAVGQKPAVVESIPVQVSPSGSLTCYWRMPFAKSARIVVRNDNANRSTGLYWQVDYVELDELPPDTLYFHARYRQEYPAVMGRDYLLADLQGRGQYVGTVMAFTLAQDGWFGEGDDFFFIDGEEIPSLQGTGTEDYFNDAWGYRPRTSVWFGQPRWQGHRAGDHGICYRWHVLDPVGFSKSLKVAIEHKGNRAEGEDAWYIERPDFISSIAYWYQLGEPKPFGHLPGYPERCVPWQEHHLVAAFRDAQTTGGTVKVQTVGFFGGRPSLRWEPSEAGATFSLPFSVGEAGRYAVRFTAFASSSGGTFDVELDEVSVASGLSLRTDSFEDSDRLLGTHELATGEHTLTFRAVADASGSVSPLSIEGLRLLRLPPEAVRPVKTFNEAHFIRLGIGRALYAYRLAYGELPQSLQTLVESGIMPDRYLTDENGNAMEARLEGDHFVVVARVWHHRWQGLDARR
- a CDS encoding rubrerythrin, with the translated sequence MTDSDRRQAIIDGLIQGYWMEIETVLNYLANSIHLDGILAEEIKKSLAADVQGELLHAQTLANRVRELGGNVPGSMRFTPSQTSLQPPADSMDVGAVVRGVLEAEEAAIVHYNALIKLCDGIDYVTQDMCITALADEESHRRAFRGYLKEYERRAKS
- the rpsT gene encoding 30S ribosomal protein S20, which codes for MANLSSAKKHIRADARKNERNRRVKGAMRAAVRQARMGIVSNDANAAEALRRAISQLDKAAKKGVIKKGNANRRKSRLMRAYAQASAS
- the rpe gene encoding ribulose-phosphate 3-epimerase, producing MPVTPGPLLIAPSLLSANSAALGDAVRRVEEAGADWLHIDVFDGVFAPNLSFGPQTVADLRPLSSLDFDVHLMIAKPGAFLDRFAEAGANGITVHVEADEDVGNLLATIRRLGCRVGLSLVPDTPAEAIDPYLNQVGLILPMTVRPGFSGQRFMPEVLPKIAGIRDALAAAGSHAILQADGGVSTETIGALRSAGVVSFVAGSAAMGKADVRTAIRELRAAASAQTNA
- a CDS encoding PASTA domain-containing protein, which codes for MRILNRLSAIAAGIVTLWLVGSAVFLYLWLPHYTRGVPVVVPDFHGSSLAAARSTALKMGLVVGKVDRRPDNSVPRGSVVDHLPVKGQQVKQKRPINFIVSSGPETAKVPDLVNKSLREVEFELMVRNLVLGRRVYTYSDTFPMTDTVIASSPSADVEVEFDTPVDVLLSRGPQRLEFLMPSLLGVRREDAERQVRSLRLSLADVIYESRPGQETGTVVGQYPPANAAITTGEPVTLTVNQPSARASSNTRTRIVTINYEVGGSPGTDVRLKIIVRDQAGAHEMVNGFVKGGHHVSIPRAVVGNATLLIYEGDMDEPKLQEPL
- a CDS encoding methionyl-tRNA formyltransferase, translating into MSRLRVAFMGTSDFAVPALRRVSEVAHTLAVVTQPDRPAGRGHRVAPPPVKVAAENLGLPVLQPERAGERSFRERLRALDLDMIVVAAFGQLLPQRLLDVPRFGCLNIHPSCLPKYRGAAPIQWALWNGDSETAITIMQLDAGEDTGPILAQMAVPIEPTATTPELSRTLAEASADLLASVIVRYPDDPPEPRPQNDAEATHAPRLTKEMGDADWTLDAGSLYGRFRACVPWPGTHTSLPDGSRVTILECEPSDEDRGLDPGSLREDNERLRVQCGVGSLAIMRLRPENRSAMTARDYINGCRGGLPSRFCSAPTPVATE
- the lspA gene encoding signal peptidase II, which gives rise to MARGRAEGARRRRRQWRSRVARARPRGPETSVRRSRRRHGSAGRRRGTPGGTGRRPGIDGNRPALRSSRPRGGLGVTEPVNAKSQWKSHALLAVLAALLVGLDQWTKLSISDYFARGSMRKPIPVLGGLIHLTYTQNTGGAFGMWAGETVSIALLLISTIALGFIAWYYWQHREHLPVRVALSLIAAGAVGNFVDRIRLRYVVDFIDVDLGSYQWPYFNIADTLICVGAGLLVLLMLMRRQPDVQSQGADDAA